The following are encoded together in the Zingiber officinale cultivar Zhangliang chromosome 8A, Zo_v1.1, whole genome shotgun sequence genome:
- the LOC122012596 gene encoding nuclear transcription factor Y subunit B-1-like produces the protein METSVQEDKRKCAAAGSSDGGSSDGIRDQDRLLPIANVGRIMKRTLPPNAKLSKEAKETVQECVSEFISFVTGEASDKCRREKRKTVNGDDVCWALDALGFDDYVQPMRRYLHKYRELEGEKDGDGRTVPAASSSPSSSSKAVGRDHTAGGGAARLTFNAMDRTKSSDDPSTSRGLF, from the coding sequence ATGGAGACCTCCGTTCAAGAAGACAAACGCAAGTGCGCGGCCGCCGGCAGCAGCGACGGAGGCAGCAGCGACGGCATCCGGGATCAAGACCGGCTGCTCCCGATCGCCAACGTCGGGCGGATCATGAAGCGGACCCTGCCCCCCAACGCGAAGCTCTCGAAGGAGGCGAAGGAGACGGTGCAGGAGTGCGTGTCCGAGTTCATCAGCTTCGTCACCGGAGAGGCCTCCGACAAGTGCCGCAGGGAGAAGCGCAAGACCGTCAACGGCGACGACGTCTGCTGGGCCCTCGACGCCCTCGGCTTCGACGACTACGTCCAGCCGATGCGCCGCTACCTCCACAAGTACCGCGAGCTGGAGGGGGAGAAGGACGGCGACGGCCGGACGGTCCCCGCCGCttcctcctccccctcctcctcctccaaggCGGTTGGTAGAGACCATACCGCTGGCGGCGGCGCTGCTCGCTTGACGTTTAACGCCATGGATAGAACTAAAAGTAGTGATGATCCTTCTACATCAAGGGGATTATTCTAG